The nucleotide window AACACggggagggcaggagcactTACAACACACTCGGCCACTTAGGCCAATTCCAACCCAGGAGCTTTTACGATCCCTTGAGGCAAAGGCGAGCAGGGATGAGAGATGCCGAGCACACACAGGGAAGGAGAGCATAAAAAGTTCGTACATTCATAGCTCCGGTTTGTTGGACTAGAAGTGAATTTTTTTACCTCAGGCACTGTGACGGGCAGCAGCAGTCAGTGATGCGCTAATGTACGCATCAACGACTCATTCACTAAATTCTGGTTTCACACCATAACAGGATGTGGAGTTCTTTTAACGTGGGgtttagtgttttttttttttaattgacctGTTAAAACCATTGGGACGAAAGCCGTGAGAGCACCGATGAACCAGGACCCGCACAACGCCCGCTGATTCATCATGGTCCACTGGCTGTTCGAGTGATGGAGCGAGAAACCTCTTCCAGGTTTGAAAAGGGACCTGAAAGAGCAACCTACGGAGAAAGGGATGGGAGTTTTTGACACTAAGCCAAAGGCTTGGTTGCTGTAACTGCTATATATGGTTTTAAAGGGGGAATCACCTAAAACAGTGAAATTAACTTTCTTACTTCTTGTCACAACTGTAACATTTTCCTAAAGGTTCTTTGGTGACTTTGGTGcaagctgttattttttttcttttttttttttctttttttaaagttaaaacaGATTAACTAGTTTTAGTTCCCAAACTAAAATCCAGATTATCCTCTTGGTTCCCAACCCTGTCTCCCCAACCTTTCTCATTATGACATTAACAGGCAACAGCATTCGGATTGAGCGTGGCCATGCAGTGTGCAGGTGGCTCCAGACTCAGAGTGGTGAACAGTCTTGGTTGGAGATAAAGATGTTTCTcaaaaggtttaaaaataaaacaggtcATGGCTGCATGGAAAAACAGCTGGTCCACATGCACACTAGGCCACTCTGTAATGAAACAATTTGAGTGATTACAAATATCTGATCAGACATGGTAACGCCTGCTTAAAACAATCTTAAAGGTGAGCAACGCACTACTAGAAGTACCTGGAGCTCAGTCAAACTCCTGCTGGTTCAGGGGGAAGAAGCTGGTTGCCCAAAGGCTGGACAAGCCCCTTATGCTATAAATATTCATGTTTTAAGAAACACAGAACCTTTCACCAGCCTCCCAACCAGGTAATTGCACACATTCTCCCTCCAGGCAGAGAGTTAATATCACGAGATTTAAAATTACATCACAAAGACTCCAGGATGACAGCAAAACCTTGGGGCAGGCAGGCGAGATCGGGACTGGAGCGGTTCAAGGACAGCTCCAGCTCCGAGCTGGGGAGGAAGGTGGTGATGGCAGGGCACAGATGTTGTCTCCCCAGCACCACCCACAACCAGCACAACAGAAAAACCAACGGGGCATCCACCACAGCTTCCAAAATGCACCACGAGCGAGCGTGACAGAGATGCCTTTCTACACGAATCCAGTGGCGCACCCAACACCCCAAAGGTcttcccatggcaggaggaggaaaacaccCAAAGGCTTTCCTCGCCCAGGTCACATCCCGAACCACATCAATCTGGAAGAGGAGCCGGGAGCCTCGGCCGCGGCATTCTTCCACCTTCCAACACCCGCTCCAAGCCTAATACAAAAATACCTTCTGAAATTTTGgacaaaatgcattaaaaataaaataaaaaaaatatcaccAGCCTCTAAGGGGCAGAACATGGAGATGAGGAGTGGGTTATCATTCACTGCCATTAATTCAGGAGGCTGAGCACTCTGCTGTCCTGGGGTACTCAGGTGATCTGGTCAGCACAAAACTACGGAATTAATGACAGCTCTTCTGCCCTTCACTGGCATGTGACTGAGGTCTGATGGGTTATCAGGACTTTACCCATAAACAGACTATCGTTTCCAACTCAACAACCAGGAGATGTCAACTTTTAAacctctctccctcctcacaCACAGACCACAGATTCACGTGGAGCCGATTTTTGCCATAAATGCTCTACGACAGTGCTGCTTGGCCTTCAGACCGGGCATGGGCAGAAGCCAGTCCTGAAAAACTGGTGATAAGCAGAAACTGATACATTTCATGGTAAGGTTCAGGGCAGGGGTACTTTTGTATCGTGTTTAAGTGCAACACAAGCCTTTTCTAGACTATTTAAAGGTCGGGGTGCCGGATTTTGTTTGTGCTGATACTCGTACTTCCACAGTCTCCAACACTCGAAGCAGCTGACTCATACGGACTTGGGAGGTTGATCCTTTTCTAAGACACACGGAGATGTTTTGGGCATAGTTTAACGTGATAACCAGACTCCTATAACATTATATACTGGAGTTAGCAAGAACTACCAGAAAAGGACTTTACAAAAAACTGGGGCAACTTGGAATTACTATAGGTCAGTCCCTCTCACCAAtttctgcttgctttgtttgtttaatCGTCCAATGCACTCTATTCCAGACCCTCTTGCTCTTCACCACTGTCCCCTCTTGCATccattcttttctctttatgGCTGTTGTAAATTCTCCTCATCTCTTCTTCGTACTTGATAAAATTTTCCCCGAACCGTGTCCACGCTTTGTAGGGAACTGTGATGGTGTTACGGTAGGGCGGCCTCACCTCACTTACCTTCAGGAAGATGCCGTACCTGTTGGATCCCACGTCGAAGTAGAAGCGCTTGTTGTCCACTCGGAAGGAGGTGCCCTCGGGCAGCTCCGGGGGCTCCTCACCTCCCCCCCGGCGATCCTCTATGTCCCCCTCGCCGTACTCTTCAATCAGCTGCACCAAAGCATCCCTGAACTCGATCATGCCCTGCGCCGGCAGGACGATCGTCTGCTCCTGTCCCAAGCTGTGGCCGAAGTAGCCCATCATGCCAGGTCCCCTGCTCATGGTCTGCCTAATCCGCAGGAAGCGCCCGCGCTGGTTCTCCTTCAGGTCCAGGTAGTACTTCCTGTTGTCCCTCTCGATGTACTCCGTTTTGAGGACGCTGTGAGGGGGCTCTTCGGAGCCCACGGAGGCCGGGGGCGAGGGCGGCGGGTGCTGCAGCCGCCTCCGGGGATGCTGCTCCTTGTCATTGCTGTGCTCGTGCCGGTGCCCATGGCCGCCCTTCAGGCCCAGGTGGGCGTAGTGCTCGATGAAGTCCCCCAGGCAGTCCTTCAGCTCGGCGGCCACCGACAGGGAGAGGGTCAGCTTGCTCTTCCTGATGTTGTCCTGCCTGCCCCTTCCTATCCAGACCTCGGCGATCTTCAGGAAGCGGCCACGGGAGCTCTGCTTCACATCCAGATAAAACCGCTTCTTCTGGATGTCCACCCTCTTGGAGGCCAGCTCCTGGATCTCCATGCAGCTCCCCTGGGAGGAGGCCGGGTAGTGGTACTGCTGCTGGGACTGGGAATAAATGTTCCTGTGCAGGCCAGAGCCTCCCAggttccttcctcctcctcctcctctccctctttccATCTTTACCAATCAGCTGGAAACAATACACAACAGAGACACAGATAACAACATCAGCACCAGGGGCCTGCTCAGCTCCTCGGTGGCGGCTCCGCTCGGCGCCGCTCTCCCTACAAAGGCTCCTGCATCCCTCTCCGCTGCCACTGGCACGCAGCATCGCAGCCCGAGGATCCCGGGCGCTCTTCCCCTCCCGCGCTCCGGCTGCCGGACCATGGAGCCCCGATTCCAGCAGCACTTCCCGGCaacactccctgccctgcagcccaccTGTCCTGCCTTGTGGTGCCACAGaccctccagctgccccagggggGTGGGTTATGGTGACCTGTTTCGGGGAGCACTCACCCCTCTTCCCGGGCTGCGGCTCCCCTCTGCAGGCTCTATCCCCGAGCCGCTGCCTTCCCCCTCCATCACCccctctgctcttcctcccaGGGCACGGGGGCTGCACTGGGgtttcccccagcactgccctcctgTCCCCCGCTACCCACGGAGCCCCCCGCCACTGCATCTcctgccccagtgccctccAGCCTCCAGTTCCTTCCCCCGGTAGTGCCCCAGTGCCTCTCTGGCCCCTCACGGCCCCGGTACCGGCCCTTGGTGCCCTCAGagccctccagcactgcccccgGTAGTGCTCCCCTAGCCCCCAGCGCCCCACTACTGCGGCCCAGTGCTCCCCATCACTGCACCTCCAGCCCCAGCGCTCCCACAACTTCACCCTTACCCCCCAGCGCCCCAAAAGTGCCGCCCAGTACTCCCAGTACTGCCCTCCAGCGCCCCAAAAGTGCCGCCCGGCGCTCCCAGTACTGCCCCCCGGCGCTGCCAGTACTGCCCCCAGCGCCCCAAAAGTGCCCCCAGCGCTGCCAGCGCCGCCCCCGAGCGCCCCCAGTGCCCCAGCGCGGCCCCCCCAGCGCCCCCCGGCACAGCATCTCCGGCCCCATCACTgccccccgcagccccgcggccCCTCCGCGCCCCCCGGAGCCGCGCTCCCCACGCCTGATCACTCACCCCGCAGCGCCCATCGCCGCCGCTGCCCttcagccgccgccgccgccaccgcccgcagccggcggccccgccgcgcagAGCCACGGGCTGGCGCTCCCCCGCCGCCCGCTCCGCCCCGGCCctccccggcccgccccggccccgcccggccgagatcggcggcggcggcggcagcgcgggggGCGCCGGGGGGTGCGCGGCCCTTACGACGCCGAGACTACAACACCCACAgtgccccgcggccgccgcggcACCGTGCGTGCGCGTCACCTCGGGTAACCCGAACTGAGGCGGGGCGCCATCAGTGACGTATTTAGGGCGCGACGCGGCATGACGCGTAATGTGCGCTCGGGCTCCGTAAGGGCGGGCGCTGCTCCCAGGGACCGGAGCGCGGGGAGGCCGCGGCGGCCGAACGGGCTCGGAGCCCCCGCGCTGCGctcggagctgctgctggcctgccGCGGGCTGCGAGGGAACACCGGCTGAAGCGGTGAGTGCGCTGCTGGGGGGCCCGggagccctggggcacagcagggcagccgCTCCCCGGGGGCCCTGGCGGCCTGCCCAGCGCTGAGGGCGTTCAGTGTTCGTGTAGCAAGTCAGGCGTGTTAGCCGTGGCTGTTGTTGTGCTTTAGTGTAAAAATGCTTGTTTGGTGTTGAAATGTAGGGGGATGTTGGTTGTGCTGCTGTACACCAAGGGAAAAGTCTGCTTAgccttgaaaataaattaaaaattaagatattttcATAACCTTGATCAGGCCTGATGATAGTGACAGCTGACCTCCACATGAGCTGCTGATTGttctaattttttcttcttgtctttaTTAGCCCCGGCAATGGATGTGGTAGCTGAGtgttctgttttcctgttgttcTCTTTATTAATTCTAGAAATGTGCCAGAAATGGATGGGGTAGCTGCTGGCCTGCAGGATAAGTATCCCCAGTGGATGCTCACAGAGAGCCAGGAAGAAGCTTCCTTGGGGCACAAAAAGGTGGGTCCTGGCTCACTGCAGAGCAACCCAGCTCTGGAGAATGTGTGAATGTTCAGTGTAAAAATGCCCATGAGGAGGGACCATCCCTGAAACAGCTTCAACAGTTaggtaattaattaattcatgagagagggggagagcagagggtgCAGGTCAGCAGCTTTTATTACGCCAAGTGgtagaaaatatataattatttagtTAGATAATTAATtagtaaatatataatatttatatataatgtaaatcTTAAAGTAGATATAATTTgtttatattattaaataaatataatatataaaattttatataattttatgtgCAATCTAAGTATAAAATAGAATAGATACTTGTGTTATATTAGTAAATATGTAATATTAGTAAAGATAATTATTTTGTTAGATAATTAATTATCTAACTGTtgataatatattaattatcAGTAGTTAgataattaattcattaatgaGGGAGGGGGAGAGCAGAAGGTGCAGTTCAGCAGTTTTTATTCCACCAAGTGGGAGTAAATGATTAGCTGATTAGTAGGTGTTTATTAAAAGTTATCAGGTGAAACAACAGTAATTTTGACTTGTTGTTCACTAGGGACGATGGGATAGGAACCCAAATGTTTTGATGATGGGGCTGTGtgagcctggctgggatgggtgTCCCTGGTGAGGAGGGGAGTGGCAGATAACCGGTCTCCCAAATTTGCTTTCTCAGAAGCCTGGTGCCCAGAGGAGTGTTCTGGAGGATGGGCTGCCTTTCTTGGAGTTCTCTGGCTCTGTTGTTTATAGCTATGAAGCCAGTGACTGTTCCCTCCTCTCAGAAGATATCAGGTAACAGCTCACACTCagttttttccatctttccctTGAGTGCCCCTGTGTTTTTGGAAGGGGCTCAGCTCTTGGGAATAGTTTCCCATTTGGCCTTGTTGGTGGGAGATGCCATTGCTGAGCCTTTCTGTTCCTCAgagcagaggctgtgagggcTTCAGTGCAGACTGAGTGCCTTTCACAGGATGGGTAATTCCATGTGCTTCACTGGCTTCATGGATGAGTGTTAGTTCCTAATTAATCCATTAATTGGGAGTGTATgtgtaaagaaaatacagtaaatttGTGGTGCAAGTACATtattatttccccttttttttgtgtAGCACAGCTCAtgatgctggggaaaaaaagttgtgTGCAACACTTCCAGTGCTGTGGGATAAATAAAGGACTGTCTTTCAAGGGATCCTAGGGTGAACCTTTTACAGGAATAAGAactgttccttttttcctctgcctgtCCTTGAGGCCTGTGTGGCCAAGTTGTAGTAGTGGGGATTAAAGGTTCTGTCCCTGTTGTGGTTCTGAGGGGGAAGAGGTAGGAAATTTGGGAGTCCAGGGAAGAAGGGAGTGGTGTGGGAAAGGTGATTTGAGATTGTTTCATTtcccattgcccttctctgatTTGACTGGAAAGGAAATCAGGTAGGAAATCAGTTTAATTTTGATGTGCTGGTAATTGCTGAGTGTCCTTCTCTGCATCCACCACCTGCAGCTGTTTTTAACAATGTGTATTTGTGTTTGCAGGCAGGTCTGCAGGGTTTTGCAGCATTTCAGGGGCTCTGTGGGTCAGCACCAagtgctcagagctgtgggatgctttctgtgtcctgcaggtgtGACATAGGGGTGTCACACAACCTCTGCTGAGGGTGGCAGGTGTTGGAGCAGCAGGTGAATGTGGGAATATCTGCAGGTGAATGTGGGAATATCTGCAGGTGAATGTGGGAATATCTGCAGGTGAATGTGGGAATATCTGCAGGTGAATGTGGGAATATCTGCAGGTGAATGTGGGAATATCTGCAGGTGAATGTGGGAATATCTGCAGGTGAATGTGGGAATATCTGCAGGTGAATGTGGGAATATCTGCAGGTGAATGTGGGAATATCTGCTCCTTTCCAGGCAGAGCCTGTCAGAGGGGGCTGCTGTGGGCTTTGACATCGAGTGGCCTCCATCCTACACCAAGGGCAAGATGGCCAGAACAGCTGTAATCCAGATGTGTGTGGCTGAGGACAGGTGCTACTTGTTCCATGTCTCCTCCATGGCAGGTACTGTGCTTCCTCTCTTATTTGGGCcatgagctgctctctgcttctCCTGGTTATCTCTGAACTGAAGCCTTGAGCAATGGCTGACATATCCTACCACGTGGGACTGTAAAACCCCacccttttcctcccctttcccaccTAAAATAAAGGGATTTATTCATTGAGTGATGCCTGTATATTAAGACAACCTTAGATGTGCTTGAAAACAGGGTGTGGgttctgattatttttctacATGGGAATGTTTTATTCCAGTTTTAAAAACTTAATTCTCTGCTCCTTTAATGAGTTTCCTGTTTAGTGCCAAAATAAACAGTGAACCTAAGTAGAGTAGGCTGTGGGTTTTATtgtgttttggtatttttgaggttttttgttttttttttttatttggcttCAACAAGGAGCCTCAAAAATGATGGCTGTTATGCTCTTTGTTCCCAATTCCTGTGTTGTGTGACATCAGCTTTGGGAAAGAGCCCTGGGTACCTGGTGTGAtgcagctgtggggagagaAGGGGGTGTGCTTAGCAGAGGCTGAATTCATTATGGATGTGAATAAAAGCTTCCAAATAGGGAAAATAGGGATAAGGGAGGGATATGGCAATTTTATAACCTTTGGTTTAAAATGTTAGATTAAAAATATGCCTGGGAGAGGTTTCTGATTTCCCTGGGGGACTCATGCTGAGGTATAATAGTGATAATTTTAATGTTGGTGTTCAATCCTTTGTCATTTAGAGCAAATGGGGTGGAAAATTTAATTGCTGGAGGCTCTTCCATcagggaggctggagagcacAAAGGAAAATGATGTGAGGAGAGGAAGCTGAGGGAACAATAGCCATAAAAACTGCAATGCTCCTGCTTCTGGCAGGGGAGATGTTTGTGTGGCTGCTGTGGTACAGCAAAAGGGGAAGTTTCCCTCTGGATGGTTTGCCAAAGTGCCTCCTCTTGCCAGTGGAGGATGCACTTTGAACTGAGTGACTTGGGCAGGGACCAGAGCCAGTTTCTGCTTTTATGGCAATATATGTGATCTGCAGAAATGTGGccaaaccagaagaaaaaacagcCAGTCCTAGCAAAAAAGCTTTCTCCTGCAGGAGGAATTGGACCTTATTGGACTGTGCATAAATGGCAAaaccacatttatttatttatttattgggaAGATTGTTCataattttccatgttttagttttttttttaatttccttacaGATTTCTCAAATTGTGGCCTGTTTCTCAGATTGTGGCTTTTGCACAATCTTCaacttagattttttttgttttttatttagtcACTTTTCTAGGAAATGGGGCAGGACTCCTCCACTGGGAAGTGCCCATCCTGGAAGGTTGTAGTGATGATTCCCTTAGGTGAAAACCCCTTTTACATATGCAGGCTTGTATTTGGTTGAATTCTCTTTATTTGTGGAGggttttccatcttttcccatGGCTCACATGCTTTGGGAATGCTGTAATTGGTCTGCCTCTCACAGCACCAGCTTGCTCCTGTCTGGGGGGGTTTTaccagttatttttttaaagctttgggGTGGATCTGCAATTTTCCAGTGCACAGGAAATTGGCTGTGGCTGCAAATGTAGAGTGGCAGCCAGCAAAGGGCAGAGACAATGGTGCACAAATAAAATCAGTGGTGCCAAGTGTTTGTTGAAGTACATAAATGCAtattgcagggctgggaaaaggtGGTGTTTGCAATGAGAGCCAAGGCAGGTGAGCACTGTGTGCCTGTGCAGCTCTCTGTGTTTGCAGGTACTAGATTTGCACTTTTGAGACTAACTCAGGGTATCCAGCTGTGGGGTCCTGAAGGTATGGGTTTAAATAAGATGTTCTGAATTTTAAATGGGAGCAAACACACAGGGGAGTAAAAGGCTGTTGTTGTTCAAGGATGAAGTGTCTGGGGCTGTTCTTCCTGCAGAAAGagatgagaaagctgcctgctTTAATTCAGCTCTGTAAGCTTGAAAATACCCTTTGATCCAGATTTGCTGTGCCATCAGTTTGGGGAGAAATCAAAATATAAAACTGAGTATCTGTGTGCATCTTTGAACACTGGGCTTTTGCTTGCTGACAGGACTGGCATGTTTGGGCTTGGCACAGCAGCTGgttggtgggttttgttttccaaatgctGTTGTTGGAGCAGCCCAGCCTTAGCTGTGAGTTTGTCTCCAGAgaatctgtgctgctggggattTCCCATGCTTACGGTTTCAACTCTTGCCCAGAAATGTGAAATAGCAAAAACTGTGAGGACATCATGGGGAAAATAGTAAAATAGTGTTTGATTTTATGTAATGAACACTGAGTTTTGAGAGTTAAAACTTCCAGCGTAGGGTTGGTTTTTGTTGCGTGATTTAACAATCAGAAGGACCAAttatgttttgggtttttttacttggTTTGTTTCCAGATAGGTGCAGGATGATTTGTGTGTTTCAGGTATTTCCTTCTTGCTTGTCTGCAGATGACCCATCACAACCAGCTGAAGTTTTCAAGTCATTCCAGAGAGAAATCAAATAAACAGGGGAACTTTGGTGGCTTTTCCTTTAGAAGCCCAGGGTTTTGCAGATGGTGTTTTTGCTTGGATTTTGTAATTTCCATTAGACTTTCTGGCATCTTCCAGTATTTAGTTTCTCATGTTTGGGCTTAATCTATTTTAGGTTTTCCCAAGGGACTCAAAAGGCTGCTCGAAGATGAAACAATTAAAAAGGTTGGCGTAGGAATTGAGGGAGATCAATGGAAGCTGATGAGTGACTTTGAGATCAAACTGAAGAGCTTTGTGGAGCTGGCTGACATTGCTAATGACAAAGTAAAACTCTAAAACCTTTTTGTTGTGGGAGGGAATCTTGTtatggtgctgctgtgcaaagGAAGGCTTCCTTGTCTTGGTTGGAGTTCAATTCCAACAGCAAACCTGTTCTGTGGAGTAAAGCAGAGATCTATTTTAACTTATTTAGAAACTGCTTAAAAACACCTCTCAAAGCTTGCAAAACTAACTACTGTCTTCCAGTGAGCCAGTTTTTAATCAACATCTGTCTCCTCTCAGGTCTGTTCAAGTGTTTACAAGAGGTACTTTTTGAATTCAGCTGCAGGtgcttttcctttaatttttggTGATGGAAATGGCCAGCTTGTAGTGCTGGCAGTGGTGGCATTGtcccagcagtggctgagcaTCATCAGCAGGCTACAAGGAGGCAGCCCTGCTTCTTGGAGGGAGGCTCAAGGTCTTCCTTGAAGCCCTCTCTGCAGAGGTGTTTCTGCAACACAGTctggaaatggattttctgTAGGAATATCTGCATTCCTGTGATTCTCAGGCTggtgtcccctctgctctggtgtgggtGCTGCTTGCAGcacctgctgagctgctgtttaCAAGTTGTGCTGCCTCTGGCATGCCCTGAATTTCAGTTCTGTGTCAGAGATGGTTTGATGCAGGGCCACCTGTGCTGTTATTTAAGGAAACCAAGGTTCATTGCTTTCCAAATCTTTCTGATTTCTAGCACATCCCTTAAAGCTTTTCTTGCTGTGTGCACCTTACCTGTGCTTGGTCTCTCCACAAATTTCTCATCCCTTCTGTGGTGCAGCTCAGTGCTTTCCCTAGGAGCCCCTGTGGAGTTGGGATTGAAAATGATACAAATTAACTGTTTTGCTCAAGTAACAAGAGGAGCTGTTACTTCTCCAACTTGGAGTTTCCTCAGTCAGCcggtttgtttttggttttttttaattctgtcttTTGGCTCAGGATAATTTGTTATGAAGATAAGCAGTGTGATCTCTGATAGCAGCTTCtgctgaagagaaaacaaaccaaaaataaacttGAAAGAGAACAGGAGAACAGGGTTATATATAATGGCACAATGGGAGGGGAAGGGGTGGGGGAGCCTAAAAAGAACAGTtaggagggtttttttaataccaGACTCAAGGCAGTGAGCTGCTaatgctgcactgctgctgttcagctccacagctgggcacattttccaggctggaataGCAGCAGACTGCCCATGAGGCCTGGATCCTTGGGCACCCCAACAGAAtttcccaggctggctctgggggcagcagggtgcAGCCACTGTGGCTGACAAGGGATTGCAAAGGC belongs to Zonotrichia leucophrys gambelii isolate GWCS_2022_RI chromosome 4, RI_Zleu_2.0, whole genome shotgun sequence and includes:
- the PURG gene encoding purine-rich element-binding protein gamma; translated protein: MERGRGGGGGRNLGGSGLHRNIYSQSQQQYHYPASSQGSCMEIQELASKRVDIQKKRFYLDVKQSSRGRFLKIAEVWIGRGRQDNIRKSKLTLSLSVAAELKDCLGDFIEHYAHLGLKGGHGHRHEHSNDKEQHPRRRLQHPPPSPPASVGSEEPPHSVLKTEYIERDNRKYYLDLKENQRGRFLRIRQTMSRGPGMMGYFGHSLGQEQTIVLPAQGMIEFRDALVQLIEEYGEGDIEDRRGGGEEPPELPEGTSFRVDNKRFYFDVGSNRYGIFLKVSEVRPPYRNTITVPYKAWTRFGENFIKYEEEMRRIYNSHKEKRMDARGDSGEEQEGLE